Part of the Siniperca chuatsi isolate FFG_IHB_CAS linkage group LG6, ASM2008510v1, whole genome shotgun sequence genome, ctaatcaactaatcattatTCTGGCAAAATATTTCTGCACCTGAAAATTGGAAATTACACATGAAATCAAGTGTTCTCAATGGGAGTCACAGTCCAGTTTTCTTGATTAGTTTCTCATTCATTCATGCACTGTAAAAATGTCTCACCAATAATAAATTCCTTCACTGTcgactctccctccctcccttcctcttccaCCTCTGTCTTTACTTTGTCAGATTTAGAGGCCTGTGGCTTGCCCCCCTCCACCACCTGCCCATCAGCATTTTCCACTTTACTGTCTTCCACTCTGCTTTTTTTAAGGTCGTCCTTCTCCAGTTCTTCTTCTGTGACACGGCGTTTGCTGCAAGTGGCCGCATCGCCGACCTCCTCAGAGCTACACATGTTAATAAAAGAGAACAGTGAGCATGTgaatattctattttatttaattttgttttatttttcttctcattCTCCCAAAGAATTTACTCTTCACTGACTTATGTGActtgcataaataaataaaaaataagaaataaaaataaattcaacattGACACAGTTATATTGTCCAATGTGCTGTCTAGTGACAGAAATTATAGCATAAGGATGCATTGTGATTGGCTAGAAATACCTTTCCTGTGGCAGGAGAGAGGTCTTGCAGATATCTGAATTTGACGCCTCTTCTGCCTCTCCATTTGGCTTTTTCCTCCCATCATCCTCCACGTTTCCAGCCTGTTCTGGACTAACATCTTCTGCCttttcctccccttcctctgaCTCTGAGTCCTCAAAGacatctccctcctcctcctcatcatcctcctcctcctcctctttctctgtagttgccttcttcctctcctttgaCTGGGCGGCAGAGGTGTGTGGTCCGTCCAGGATCAGCTCTGCTGGCTCctgtcttcttcctccacttccCCTGTTCTGCCCCCTCTGATTGTCAGCCTCTAATTTTCCATGGGAATGCTCAGTATTCTGCCTGTTGAGCTTTTCCACCTGTTCCTGCAGCACGGGCTCATTCAGCGAGGATGTGTCTGatgtgagaaaaacaaagtaaatgaCCATAAGTGATTATAGCCACACTGTATGGACGTTTTATTGCTATTACATTCAAACTTCTAAATTGTAGTTTTCAATGGGTTTTGATATGGATAAAATTCACTCATGATGAATACTAGCATATGCAATATTTTTAACCACACTCTAAGGACGGCAGTTAAGAGTCCATATTACAGCTATACAGATAAACTGACCACACCAATGTATCGCCCAATATTAtcttattacagtattacaggaTCATCAAAGAACAAAGATGCTGTGCACGTCTCTGCATAAACTCAGGTGATTGGAGGTAAAgggttatttcctgtttcagcCTACCTGCTGTGTCCTGAGGTTTCCTCTTCTTCTGGGCCTTCAAGCCCTTTAGGCTCAGTTTGGCTTTATCCTTGTCATCCTTTGCCTTgtagaaagaagaaacaaagatcAAGCATTAGCTGATGGATCCACAAAGTGACAGACATGGACAAAACTTGAACCAGGTTTAAAAGTCCAAACTCTGGCATGAGGTCTTCTATTTCTTTTTCACTTGTCAAAGTGGTCAAAAGTAATCTAGATTTGTGGAGCAAGGAGTCTGATTTCTGATGGGAACAGCATAGTCATATATGTGTTTCCATTTGAACAATAGTCAGACAGCAAGCCAAAGTGTTTGTTAGTGTTGGTAGGATTTCCGTCGTGACTCAAGTATGATGTTCTGGGGGCCGAATGCCTCCTCcgggagaaagaggaaaggtcACATATCATCTGTAGCTAACATGCCGCACAACACAGGAAATTGTTTCATTCACACTTTCCCACATATACTATACAGTGATTAAAGAACATAATACAAGGGGAATATCAATAAAAGACATTATTTTCTATGCATGACACTTTTTTACAGAAAAGAAGTTCAGGTGATCACGTGACGTCTGACAGAGGCTGTCTGGTGTAATAAATCTGTTGGCTTAACCACAAGCCCATTCCTAAAAACAGCTTCTGAATCAGCAGAATTCAAGTATGTAAGAtattctgtctcacacacaaacattcagatAAACATGCACAATGTAATGAAGACTATGTGTGCTTCCTACAAGGACGCCAGCCCATCTAATCAATCAATGCAGTAATGTCGGAACCAGCCAGACAAGTGCTAAACTGATCCTGTGCAGCTGCAGTCTAACCCACTACTGATAAAGACAAGACAAGATAACCAGTCTGACTCTAATCATTTACACCTCAGAGGCAAATGGCAGTCATTGCTGAACGAAGGAAAATTACTTAACATTACAGACACCGACATGTTGAAGCAGAGCTAATAATAGATTTACAAGGAGCCATATCAGAACTAAGAGGAATGAACAGAAGCTTTAAATGCCGAGAAGGAAATACAAAACCTGTTAAGAGCCATTTGAAGATGTACTGAATGTATTTTACCTACAAAATCTTCAGGTTTTAGAGCCAGAGCTAGagctttttatattattattattcatatgaTTCCATCAAGAGGATGCCATTTGTAACCTTTCAGACAGCACTTAATGCATGTGCCGCAATGATCACAATGCAATTAGACCTCTCACTATGTTGCCATTAATGACACAGCACACAGTAATAGAACCACTATGGGAACATTGCACTGCATCCTCTTCAAAGTACTCTATGTTGGAGATGAGAATAGAAAACAGATGACAGACAACTAGATGGAAAAACGTAGATTTTGAGGCTGTTTTGGGCCACTTCTTGCTGGAAAACCTTGCTTGCAATGTTCTCAAACCTCTCACCTTCTTGTTAGCCTTGATTCCAGACTGTTTAAACAGCAGCTCCACCAGCCTGGAGCTCTTCACCACCTCCCCAATGAAGCTGATCACCTGATGGGTGCCCTCCACCAGCTTCTCCACCCCTTCCAGCCTGCGTCCCTGACTCTCCATCCGCTCGCTGGTTCTCTCCACGGCTCCACGCAGCTCCCTGCACACCGCAACGCCTGACCCACGTCTCCCCCCATGGCCCTCTTCACGCATAGATGCCAGATCCTGACCCATACCCCTGACATCCTGAGACAAGCCATCTAGCTGGGTCAAGACAGTCTGCTGCATGTTGAGCAAGCGCTCCATCTGAGAGCTCAGGGAGTCCATTCGGCTCTCCACGCAGCGTAGGGCGGCATCATGAggggaggaagatgatgatgaagatgaagaagcTTGGGACTTGTCTGATCCATTAAGAGAGAGTTTCCTTCCACCAGGCTTCTGACCATGAAGAGGGTTTGGATCATAGACTTTGGCTAAAGAGTTGACGAGGCTGGAGCTCATGACTGATTTTCAGCAGACCTCctcacaaatggcaaaaacttTTCACTCACTAATTAAGTCCATTCACTTTCATGTAGGTTCAATGGAAAcgacaacaaaaaacatattaccAAGACAAAGCTACAAGCATAATAATAGATGTGGAGGGAGAACTAAGATCTCTCCCTCAACACTGCACCACAGAGTTGAGGTTTAAGAATAGCAAATGGCTGTCCTCCAAATTAAAGTGCAGCCCCCTGTGGACGTCAGGGACTGAATGGCCAGTGATAAGAGCTGAGGGCTCGGGTGTACAGTTGGGGATTGATGTGGGTTAGGGGGAGATTCTGGAGAGGATCGCTATGTGACATTTGAGACACTTCAAAAGCCCTTCAGTCAGGTGTCAGAATCCCAAGAATCTGGGACTGAAACATGACGccgtaaaaagtaaaaaaccgaaaagacaaacaaataaaatgtacagcCAATAAAAAAGAACACCAAATCTGACAATTAAGAACTCGTGCAACGTTTCAGTAGATGAAGTAGTATGAGTACACAATATATTTTGCACAACATGGATCTTATTTTCAGATTCAATACGAAAGTATATAGTTTTCACATTGTTCCACAATAGGAAGTAGGGTGACAGGTGCAAGCGTGTGCAAGGtctcaaaaaatgtattaactatTTGGATCCCTGTTAAAGACACAAGCATTGTGGGTATTTCGGAACCTCGTCAAATGCGACACGGTTCTcataactgatttgtttttaccCAGAGGATGTGTCAACAGAAAGTTGCACAATTGTCACAAATTCCCAGGATCGAGACATTCTCACAAAGTATAATTTGTCAAATTCAAATGTTAAGCTACCAAATCACTCACTTTGTTGAATAATTTTGTGaatgaatttttattttatgccaAAGATAACTAGATCACTAACCCCAAGCTCAAAAACTTATAGTATACGTATAGTATTCAagttgtatatatatatatatatatatatatatatatatatatatatacatacgtTTAAACGTGCTTGTAAaaaaacttgacttgacatattatacacacacacacacacacacacacacacacacacacacacgggcgtAGCACTAGCAGagcactaaatatttttttaatttatgaacGATTCTCTGTTTGCGgcttgcagctctctctctctctcacttgttTACTGTCCCTTCACAAAAAACAGTGTCAGGGGATGTCCATGgttctgaaacaacagctaaGCAATAGTCACGTGTATCTCTGCCAATAATGTTGTTGTTTAGCAGAGGggcaaaaaatataactgaGGGGGCAAAGTCCCCTTAAGACCCCTCATGGCACCGGGCCTGCCCTGTATATATGTTcttatgtattttgttttaacaCTGGTAATTATCCGTTCTTTCTAATATTGTTGCTCATATAAAATTCTTTCTATTACTAAGAAACATTGTTTTCATGCTGAACGTTGTATTTAAAGCTCACTGAATCTATCACATTttgcaaagatgaaaaaatTTAGTTAAGGAAATTTGAAGAAGATTGGTTTCATATGGGGTCGGAAAGAGCCTGCAAGGTTCCCAATGTAGGCTCGCTGTCCACGCAACGTGAGGGACAAGACAACggaagaaaacaggaaacaggtgATACCACTGACACCTTAGAACTGTTTAtacagaggagaagaggattGTACGAGAGGAAACTTACTGCACGTGTTGTTGCTGAGAATTAAAGAGGACGAACtaacacagatgcacacatggGTACGACACATAAGACACAACCGATTGACACTTATTGAGACGTGTCTGACTGTGCACATTGAACTAAAACTTTTCCACGTCTCAGCACAGTGCTATCTGGAGTAGGCAGGGTGACAAAGCGCCGGCGCCTATATACTGGCACTCATCTGTCAACACCGGAAAAACCTGACCTATACTCTGTCCCTCACACTGTTCCCAGTACAGACAGCTCGTCAGCTGTCAAGTTAAACACTCATATCCCCAGTGCCAATTTACCAGTTAAGGTGAGAATGAAAGAGGACATTGTGCAAATGCAGAATAGAGTGCATCCTGTGGAAATACACGTTCCTTCACTGAACGGACAAAAGAGATCACAGTAACCTGGTTTGTAAACATTAATACAACGCCTGTATTTGTCAGAGTTTGACAAACAGCACTGCAACTGCTATATACAAAAGCTATCCAGGGATTTAAAGGGCCACCTCACCCAAAATTAGCCTATTTAGTTTCCCTCTTTACGACAAAGGAAGAAACTTCCCACATTGAGGTATGTGGATTACTGCAAGTAAACGtgtaattttatttagaaaagatgtgattaaatatgtattatatatcaTATGAGTTTTTTCAAGTGTCAATTTTTGCAATTTCAGCACCATAAACTAAATGCCACAATCAAAAGCACTACCAGGACGGATAGCCCTAAATAagctttttattgtgttttgagTGGACTGTCCCTTTTATTGCTCTGCAAACTTGTCCACAAAATAcaacgcacagacatgaaaaagacTTATTTCTAATTGGCTGGCAGGACTCCTCAAACATGACCATTGTAAATTATTTGGTCACTTGGGGATAGTGGAttaagctataaacacaacattcacacTTTATAAAGTTTTTATGCCAAACTTGTGAGTCAGCAGTTGCctattcacacatccagcagacacaatgcaacattagcattcgGTTGGAGCCATGGAAGTCCactattcactctccttttagctctgatttggtcttcaacaactcctgagggaaatatcttactctgtagctgctaaatgctccactatgttcaccgcCTAACgtcgctaactttgtttgtcGTTGCCGTTttaagagctttttcactgaaaacaaatggcCGCTGCTGCTGTAAACGAGACTGATGACGAGCAGTGAGActaaatcaaaacagtaaagttgtgggacgtataaccaaaacagtgagctgaaagacgttaatacgctctgtagagctgagaggaactgcagagctgGGTGACAATTCTCTGAGTGTTGTCTCTACAAGTGACTTTCACAtgacagtcatttgatccattgttaatataaaaatattgactagtgcagctttaaacactGTATTCCCTATTGTCAAGTTCTTCACTTCAACCTCATCCACTATTTTCTTACATAGGACTCATCATGCATTAGGCTATTGCTTACACCACAAACACTAGATAAGGTGTCTGATTGAAGACAGATATTAGGATGACTAAAGCAATCCAGTAAAATAGATGCTACAAACAGggatgaggagaggagcaggTTCGTGGTTGATTGGTCTGGGTCTGGTGTTGACGGCAGTGGGAGGTGTAACTGTACCCTGTTGGACAATCTCTGACATGCCCAGTCAGAAAAGGTTACATGGTAAGATGAGAGCCAGTGTGGTACAGAAGCACTGTTTAGGAATGAGACTGACGCAGCCTTGCCACCCTCACCACATATAGAGTTACTCAGCAGGAAGACACATACAGTTCATAATGCTCATTCTAGTGCCACAGACTGTCCAGTAATCGAATATCACTCCAGTGCAATGGCTTAAACCAGTTTTAGCCCAGAGCCACAATAATAGACTGTGTCCACATTCTAAATACCGTAGCTTGGCAAGCAAAAGCTGAAATGAAGGCAGAAGTAGAAAATAATGAAGTACATTTACGCAAGTAAAGTACACATTTTGCAGAAAAGGAATGTGCTTCTGTCATGTCTTTTATagaaattaaacagtgtgttggcttcattatttttacaaaatattttcaaactgCAAAATATTAAGATAACATGCAGTCGACTGAAATCTTGAATAATGCACATTCACTCAGAgtgaatttgatccattttggGGGAATGAAGACTCATGAGCTGAACCTGCACCTACACCTCAAATGAGACAGACAATCAGGAGTGCCTAGTTATAGACTAGACATTTTGGGCCACCTGACAGCTCAGTGACAGCTCTCTGATCTCTGGCATGTTCCAGGGCCCTGGTCCAGCTCTGGGGCCCCTGAATCATCCAGGGTTTCCCCCCAAATGGCATCCCTGCCCACAAAGCATTTACCATACCAGCATCATGACTCGCCCCACACAGCCTTACTGAGACCAAAACGAATTGCATTCAAATAACTGCATTCAAAGGGTCCTTGTCAACTTACAAAGCCTGTGATTCTCCAAGTTCACCACCAGCGGGTTTCACTTGAATGGCCAACAAACTGCTAAATGCTCAGTGGTACACTCAGGTGTGAGTTGTGATGCACTTCAACACGTGAAGGACGACTGGAATGCACCGAACCTAAATATATTCTTCTACTTTCTTTTCTCTATCATAATATGTCTTTAACTGCCTGTGTATTATAATGATTAACAACATATACAGAAACGATCTCAGTTTATGCaaggcttttatttatttaattttttgcgCTTGGTTTGTAAACATTAATACAACGCCTGAATTTATCAAGAGCTTGACAAACAGCACTGCAACTGCTATATACTAAAGCTAACCAGGGATTTAAAGAGCCACCTCACCCAAAATTAGCCTATTCACTGAAAACTGTTTCCCTCTTTACGACAAAAGGAAGAAACTTCCCACATTGAGGTATGTGGATTACTGCAAGTAaacatataattttatttagaaaatatgtTGCTGCAATTTCAGCACCATAAACTAAATGCCACAATCTCATCAAAAGCACTACCTGGACGGATAGCCCTAAAATAagctttttattgtgttttgaaTGGACTGTCCCTTTTATTGCTCTGCACACAAAATAcaacgcacagacatgaaaaagacTTATTTCTAATTGGCTGGCAGGACTCCTCAAACATGATCATTGTAAATTAGAGAGCaaagtgttatttattttatttttttggcattttgctttattttgacagtacagtagagagagacaggaaagacagggggagagagagaggggatgacatgcagcaaagggcccgggctcGAACCTGggccactgcggtaaggacCTTGATACGTGGTACGCACTCtgccaggtgagctaccgggacGCCCCTGTATGCAAggcttttattatttacattttctagtAGCTTTTTCAATCATGCGATGAACAGTATTTACTTGTGACAGCTGACTTGTGACGCCATGTTTTTATAGCTGTACTATTatatgaaatggaaatattcaacaTGTCTTACACAATctatttatgcacattttccCATAATTCACCCTGACAGATTTAGAATCTTTGGAAACCTTGGCATCATGACTAGAATTCAAATAAAGTTATGTGGGTTTGAACAGTGCTTGATATTGCAATATGAAATGTCATTGATGGAATCACTGGGAGGTTTTGCAGGGTTGAAGAGGTAATGtcaaatttgtctttttatggCGTATAATTCCAAGGGTGCTTTTTCCATCGTTGTTAGAGGACGGATGTCTGGCTAGTACATGACAATGGAAAGAAGGTTACACATTATCTCTGGAGCTCCACCTGCTGCTTTTCTATCTGACAAACCTGTGTCACCACTGGCTGATGACAGTCTGTACTTTCACAGTGCAGCTGCTGCGATAACATTCATTCAGCTCTCAGACAGACATTCCTTTCATGGTGCTGTATGACGTCAGAGcaatgtgtttatatatgtgtttgtgttgggaGGGCGATTTGGCCCAGCCTGTAAATATGTTACATAAGCCACAGAAGTATGTGCACAGACCGCTAAATATACAAACCAACTTCCCTCGGTTATTGTGAGTTTGCTGCTCTCTGTCAATGTAAACATGGATGCATTCTGGATAATTCTGTATAGTTTATTATTCTGTGCTAGTACTTCAAGATAGGTCACATGGTTGCCTTGTGGTGCTGCCATGTAGTGTTTGAAATTTTCACATGCAGCCCATTTTGTGATGTCAGACTACATTGGTCAACAAATTCATTTGAGGATACTCCTCCCACATTGAAAACCAAATCCACCAAAActaaaaatagacaaataaaagatagatgttaaaataaatgcatacatgaatgcataaataaaagtgtgtgaaattgataaattaaacaagaataaaatattatccattactgtatttatgtaatCATTGTTTACTCTGTTCATAATTgtctatatttgtttatttcctttattttccttttcagctgtgcatgtgtgtttgtgttgtatgcTCTCACTAATGTTTTGTTGATTTAGTAagctttttttcaaaatttgcATAGTAAATTGGTCAATATGTGCAACACATGAGGGGCCTGCACTGCATACAGTAATATAGCTTTGACAACAATAAGGCCAACATGATGATCCTTGTAATAGACCACCTAGGTCAAAttgcaaaaaattaaaaatctagTTGCTTGTTTTGCTAAAATGTCAGCAGCAATGTAAAGTGTATATGATTAGGAGTAAATCAGATAAAACATATGGTGTTAAATTATAAGGAAGGTGCATTTCTGTCTTGCTACCACTGGATGGCAGGAGAGGACCACAGACGGATGACTCCTCTGAAGCAAACGATGACTACCTTGGATGAAATAGGAGAGCATTTTGTTGGAGGGTCACACCGAGCTGTTCTCTGGTTACCTTGAACCCCGACCTACTAAcccctacacaaacacacacacacatacacacacacacacacacacacatacacacaaatccaaCTAGTCAATGTAAGATTTACAGTACATGGTGACAGATCAGACACAGGACATGCAGTCAAATATCAATTTGACTGCCAGTTGTGACACTAAATAACACTTCCCATTACTGCTTACCATTTTTAATACTCTACACCATTGTGTTTCAGACTTTCGAAtgggtttttcctttaaatcaGCCAGTTATTTCCATATGAAAATCAACTCACAAAGATATGAAATTAGCTTGAGATAAATAATCTGTCACAATGCAACACAACACCATGTCTGCTTATATTGTTATTTTGGAGTGATGCCTCCTATTTGTTAACTCCAGCTACATCCACACATGACATGTTCT contains:
- the mylk4b gene encoding myosin light chain kinase 2, skeletal/cardiac muscle isoform X1 is translated as MSSSLVNSLAKVYDPNPLHGQKPGGRKLSLNGSDKSQASSSSSSSSSPHDAALRCVESRMDSLSSQMERLLNMQQTVLTQLDGLSQDVRGMGQDLASMREEGHGGRRGSGVAVCRELRGAVERTSERMESQGRRLEGVEKLVEGTHQVISFIGEVVKSSRLVELLFKQSGIKANKKAKDDKDKAKLSLKGLKAQKKRKPQDTADTSSLNEPVLQEQVEKLNRQNTEHSHGKLEADNQRGQNRGSGGRRQEPAELILDGPHTSAAQSKERKKATTEKEEEEEDDEEEEGDVFEDSESEEGEEKAEDVSPEQAGNVEDDGRKKPNGEAEEASNSDICKTSLLPQESSEEVGDAATCSKRRVTEEELEKDDLKKSRVEDSKVENADGQVVEGGKPQASKSDKVKTEVEEEGREGESTVKEFIIDSSPPPLAPFDHRIVTPKPHQIATYYTINRDEVLGGGRFGQVHKCMENSSGLMLAAKIIKARSQKEKEVVRNEIQVMNQLNHANLIQLYAAFESRHDIILVMEFVEGGELFDRIIDENYNLTELDTVLFIRQICEGLQYMHKMYILHLDLKPENILCVSRATNKIKIIDFGLARRYKPREKLRVNFGTPEFLAPEVINYEFVSFPTDMWSLGVITYMLLSGLSPFLGDDDNETLNNILACQWNFEEEEFTDISDEAKDFITRLLVKSKSWRMSAAESLRHPWLSDQSLHYRLNLKKNKCHSTHAPPPESQTETP